The following coding sequences are from one Synergistaceae bacterium window:
- the panF gene encoding sodium/pantothenate symporter, with protein MRTFLVFAPILVFLITMLLVGFVVRKTSEKNRAVNFSKDYFIGGRSLGGFVLAMTLVATYSSVSSFVGGPGVAWQRGFGWVYFAMTQVLAAFLVMGVLGKKMAVIGRKVDAVTVIDIIRVRYQSNLLASIGAVLIVVFFCATMVAQFIGGANLFAAAAGVDYSLGLFIFALVVVAFTTIGGFKTVAITDTICALAMLLGMFVIAYAIMKHGGGMSAIMAVINQQPHMLEPTAGGAIPVQLFMTQWMLTGVCTLGLPQSLVRNLSYKNSSALHRGMIYGTVIVGAMMLGMHLLGVLSRGVVLELPGATSDSVMPHLIVNYLSPVWAGVAIIGPLAATISTVSSLLIAASSSIIKDVYQHVLERKGGLVDQKKVGKFSIIATALIGLACIVVAIRPPSIIVWVNLFAFGGLQTSFFWVFLLGFFWRKANVTGATLAMVGGVLAYCYFMVAQIPLHGFHQIVVGIGVGFALFIIGSLAGKPNDEKVLKLFFPEHYPEGTKIEVPAQI; from the coding sequence AGCCGTAAACTTTTCCAAAGACTATTTCATCGGCGGCAGAAGCCTGGGTGGTTTTGTCCTGGCTATGACCTTGGTCGCCACGTACTCCTCGGTATCCAGCTTCGTCGGAGGTCCCGGCGTCGCGTGGCAAAGAGGCTTTGGCTGGGTTTACTTCGCCATGACCCAAGTTTTGGCCGCTTTTCTGGTCATGGGCGTCTTGGGCAAAAAAATGGCCGTGATCGGGCGCAAGGTGGACGCGGTCACGGTTATCGACATTATCCGCGTCCGCTACCAGTCGAATCTTCTAGCCAGTATCGGCGCCGTGCTCATTGTGGTGTTTTTTTGCGCAACAATGGTAGCCCAGTTCATTGGGGGAGCCAACTTGTTCGCTGCCGCCGCGGGTGTCGATTACTCTCTCGGGTTGTTTATTTTCGCTCTGGTGGTTGTTGCCTTCACCACCATTGGAGGGTTTAAAACCGTCGCCATCACCGACACCATCTGTGCTCTCGCCATGCTGCTGGGCATGTTCGTCATCGCCTACGCCATCATGAAACACGGCGGCGGAATGAGCGCCATCATGGCCGTCATCAATCAGCAACCCCATATGCTGGAGCCAACGGCGGGGGGCGCTATTCCCGTGCAGCTCTTCATGACCCAGTGGATGTTGACCGGCGTGTGTACTTTGGGGCTGCCCCAGTCTCTGGTCCGTAACCTGAGCTACAAAAACTCCAGCGCTCTTCACAGGGGAATGATTTACGGCACCGTCATCGTGGGAGCCATGATGTTGGGTATGCACCTGTTGGGGGTGCTGTCTCGGGGCGTCGTCCTCGAACTTCCCGGCGCCACCAGCGATTCCGTAATGCCTCACCTGATCGTCAACTACTTGTCGCCCGTTTGGGCGGGCGTCGCTATTATTGGCCCTTTGGCCGCCACCATATCTACCGTCTCCTCCCTGCTGATCGCCGCCTCCTCTTCCATTATAAAAGACGTGTACCAACACGTACTAGAACGAAAAGGCGGACTGGTAGACCAGAAAAAAGTGGGCAAGTTTTCCATCATAGCCACCGCCCTCATCGGATTGGCGTGCATTGTCGTTGCTATCAGGCCCCCCAGTATTATCGTTTGGGTGAACTTGTTCGCTTTCGGCGGCTTGCAAACATCTTTCTTCTGGGTTTTTCTTCTAGGTTTCTTCTGGCGAAAAGCCAACGTCACGGGCGCGACTTTGGCGATGGTAGGTGGGGTATTGGCCTATTGCTATTTCATGGTAGCTCAGATTCCCCTCCATGGTTTCCACCAAATCGTCGTGGGCATAGGAGTCGGTTTTGCGCTCTTTATCATCGGTAGCTTGGCAGGGAAACCCAACGATGAAAAAGTGCTGAAGCTCTTTTTCCCAGAGCACTACCCAGAGGGCACAAAAATAGAGGTTCCCGCGCAAATTTGA
- a CDS encoding ankyrin repeat domain-containing protein, protein MRRMIKKLSVAKIKIGLGAALMVLGLSLGVGNGFASVRGQQPEQRSFFNFGGDNVGSIFFTTAERGTPLEMKDLLRSGIDANERDAEGNTALIVAASENPNPEMIRVLIEAKFDVNAKNKNELNPMMAAAERNPNPAVIAELVKSGSSLDERGTSQTTPLLSAIFVNPNFAVALELIRLGADVNLANKDGTTPLMAACFENYGVSVIEALLKAGAKVNAKNAAGGTPLVFAAGMSDEPEVIDLLVAAGANVNAFNDKGQTALHYAVSWNGRPEIVAALLKNGANVNARYGMGDTPLLIATGKKEGDAIVKVLLEAGADVNASNDEGTTPLMAAARAGILPETVKLLRDAGATLDARNKKGLTALDIANTSQGTDASFFE, encoded by the coding sequence ATGCGGAGAATGATAAAAAAATTGTCTGTAGCAAAGATAAAAATCGGTCTGGGCGCAGCGCTGATGGTCTTGGGGCTCAGTCTAGGAGTCGGGAATGGGTTTGCCAGCGTGAGAGGACAACAACCCGAACAAAGGAGTTTTTTTAATTTCGGTGGCGACAATGTGGGTTCAATCTTTTTCACCACGGCGGAACGGGGAACGCCCTTAGAGATGAAGGACCTCTTGCGAAGCGGCATAGATGCGAACGAAAGGGACGCGGAGGGAAACACAGCGCTCATTGTAGCCGCCTCGGAGAACCCCAATCCTGAAATGATCCGCGTCTTAATCGAGGCAAAATTCGACGTGAACGCCAAAAACAAGAATGAGCTGAACCCGATGATGGCGGCCGCGGAGAGAAATCCCAACCCCGCCGTCATTGCCGAGCTGGTGAAGTCGGGGTCTAGCCTGGACGAAAGGGGGACGAGCCAAACGACGCCTCTGCTCTCGGCCATTTTCGTCAATCCCAACTTCGCGGTTGCTTTGGAGCTGATTCGCCTGGGCGCGGATGTCAACCTGGCCAACAAAGACGGAACCACGCCCCTGATGGCCGCGTGTTTTGAAAATTACGGCGTCTCCGTCATCGAAGCTCTTTTGAAAGCCGGAGCGAAGGTGAACGCCAAGAACGCTGCTGGCGGTACACCCTTGGTGTTTGCCGCAGGAATGTCGGATGAGCCCGAGGTGATTGACCTTCTGGTCGCGGCGGGAGCAAATGTCAACGCGTTTAACGACAAAGGCCAGACGGCTCTGCACTACGCGGTCTCATGGAACGGCAGGCCGGAAATCGTCGCGGCTCTCCTCAAAAATGGAGCGAATGTCAACGCCCGCTACGGAATGGGAGACACACCTCTATTAATCGCCACAGGCAAAAAAGAGGGTGATGCTATTGTGAAAGTGCTTTTAGAGGCCGGAGCGGACGTCAACGCCTCGAATGATGAAGGCACGACTCCCTTGATGGCCGCCGCCCGCGCGGGAATTTTGCCGGAGACGGTGAAACTTCTGCGGGACGCGGGGGCAACCCTCGATGCGCGAAACAAAAAAGGGCTGACAGCCCTCGACATCGCAAACACCTCCCAAGGCACGGACGCCTCTTTTTTCGAGTGA
- the gyrA gene encoding DNA gyrase subunit A, translating into MTEEVKGESLFSRIVPLPLVEEIKQSYLSYAMSVIVGRALPDARDGLKPVQRRILYSMMDLGLRHNSAFKKSATVVGSTMGKYHPHGDSAIYETMVRMAQPWSLRYCLVEGQGNFGSIDGDSAAAMRYTEARFFELGELMLADIEEDTVNWGPNFDESLQEPLTLPSAFPNLLVNGCTGIAVGMATNIPPHNLREVVDALCYILDTPEDEVEFSEILQRLPGPDFPTGGIILGREGIRDAYRTGRGRVIVRGCMHVEEGKRGRVSVVVTEIPFMLNKTTLIETMVAAAQEKYVDGVADIRDESDREGMRIVLDLTRDGDPDLVMRQLYKRTQLQSTFGVINLALDNGYPREMPIIDMLTLFLSHRRDVVRRRTQFRLNKALAREDILEGLLKALNRIEKVITLVRGAKSATEAKEGLMERFGFSELQTQAILEMRLQRLTDLEREKLQEELRQLLINIEEYRHILGDSKVLDGVVRTELTDIVARFGDDRRTEILDSYEEAMEEDLIPENDIVVVLSKDGFLRRQDLESYVLQGRGGKGRKGAFVHEEDAIAAVSVTHTHREIYFFTTKGRVLILRGHIVPETKTGKGKQISKLLPLEPNEHVVTLYGGELEGVNYAFFITRGGVAKRIELSELADSNRPRRVITLNDGDEIAQVRLTTGRDDLLLMTAEAQALRVAEEEFRAMGRDARGVRAMHLAPGDIIISCDVVSEESHILILSERGMGKRSRFGEFTLHHRGTSGVRAMNLGAKTGKLVGCWAVREQDEILAITTRGRMIRVAVQETPLLSRTAMGNITVRLDEGDLVADCSIVRLEEIPSESPGSQSIQSIQSIKESPQQTFSSDKKSDEKAEESVAKGESDS; encoded by the coding sequence ATGACGGAAGAAGTAAAAGGCGAAAGCCTCTTTAGTAGAATTGTACCTCTGCCGCTGGTGGAAGAAATCAAGCAGAGTTACTTGAGCTATGCCATGAGCGTCATTGTGGGACGCGCGTTACCCGATGCTAGAGACGGGTTGAAACCCGTGCAACGACGTATTCTTTATTCTATGATGGATTTGGGCCTGCGGCATAATTCCGCCTTTAAAAAATCGGCTACCGTGGTGGGTAGCACTATGGGTAAATACCACCCTCACGGGGACAGCGCCATTTACGAAACGATGGTCCGTATGGCGCAACCTTGGAGTTTGCGTTATTGCCTGGTGGAGGGGCAGGGAAATTTCGGCTCCATTGACGGCGACAGCGCCGCAGCCATGCGCTACACGGAGGCTCGTTTTTTTGAACTGGGTGAGCTGATGCTGGCCGATATAGAGGAAGACACGGTCAACTGGGGTCCCAATTTCGACGAATCACTCCAAGAGCCCCTGACGTTGCCCTCCGCCTTTCCCAACCTTTTGGTGAACGGCTGTACCGGAATCGCCGTGGGGATGGCCACTAACATCCCTCCCCACAACCTTCGGGAGGTCGTGGATGCCCTGTGTTACATACTGGACACCCCGGAGGACGAGGTAGAGTTCTCGGAGATTTTGCAGCGCCTGCCAGGCCCGGATTTCCCGACGGGAGGCATTATCTTGGGGCGCGAGGGCATCCGGGACGCCTACCGAACAGGCCGAGGGCGCGTCATCGTCCGAGGCTGTATGCACGTGGAGGAAGGCAAGCGAGGCCGGGTCTCCGTGGTAGTGACGGAGATTCCTTTCATGCTCAACAAGACCACGCTGATCGAGACTATGGTGGCGGCCGCGCAGGAAAAATACGTGGACGGCGTGGCAGACATTCGAGACGAGTCTGACCGAGAGGGCATGAGGATCGTGCTGGACCTGACCCGGGACGGAGACCCGGACTTGGTCATGCGCCAGCTCTACAAGCGCACACAGCTTCAATCTACCTTCGGCGTGATCAATTTGGCCCTGGACAATGGTTATCCCCGGGAGATGCCCATTATCGACATGCTGACGCTCTTTTTGTCCCACCGAAGGGACGTGGTACGTCGGCGCACTCAGTTCCGCCTGAACAAAGCTCTTGCTAGGGAAGATATCTTAGAGGGATTGCTCAAGGCCTTGAATAGAATCGAAAAGGTCATCACTTTGGTGCGCGGCGCCAAGTCCGCGACCGAAGCCAAAGAAGGCCTGATGGAGCGCTTCGGATTTTCGGAGCTTCAGACTCAGGCTATTCTGGAAATGCGCTTACAGCGTTTAACGGACTTGGAGCGGGAAAAACTCCAGGAGGAATTGCGTCAGCTTTTAATCAATATCGAGGAGTATAGACATATTCTGGGCGACTCCAAGGTCCTGGACGGGGTGGTTCGGACCGAGCTGACGGATATCGTCGCTCGTTTCGGCGACGACCGCCGAACGGAGATTCTGGACAGCTACGAGGAAGCTATGGAGGAAGATCTCATCCCCGAGAACGACATCGTCGTTGTTTTGTCGAAAGACGGCTTCTTAAGACGCCAGGACTTGGAGAGCTATGTCCTTCAAGGCCGGGGCGGCAAAGGACGCAAAGGGGCTTTTGTTCACGAAGAGGACGCCATCGCCGCGGTGAGCGTGACCCATACTCACCGGGAAATTTACTTTTTCACCACCAAAGGGCGGGTCTTGATCCTGCGGGGCCATATCGTTCCCGAGACGAAGACGGGCAAAGGCAAGCAGATCTCCAAGCTCCTACCCCTCGAACCTAACGAGCACGTGGTGACTCTTTATGGTGGGGAGCTGGAGGGCGTCAATTACGCCTTTTTCATCACTAGAGGCGGGGTGGCCAAGCGCATCGAGCTTTCCGAACTGGCGGACTCCAACAGACCTAGGCGCGTAATAACCCTCAACGACGGGGACGAAATCGCTCAGGTGCGTTTGACCACGGGCAGGGATGACTTATTGCTGATGACCGCGGAGGCTCAAGCGCTACGCGTGGCCGAGGAGGAGTTTCGAGCCATGGGACGTGACGCGCGAGGAGTGCGGGCCATGCACTTGGCGCCGGGTGACATCATCATCAGTTGCGATGTGGTCAGTGAGGAAAGCCATATTCTGATTTTGAGCGAGCGGGGCATGGGAAAGCGTTCCCGATTCGGGGAGTTCACGCTTCACCACAGAGGAACCTCCGGTGTTCGGGCCATGAACCTGGGGGCGAAGACGGGCAAGTTGGTGGGCTGTTGGGCAGTTCGTGAGCAAGATGAAATTCTGGCTATTACAACCCGGGGCAGGATGATTCGGGTAGCGGTCCAGGAGACACCCCTTTTGAGCCGAACCGCTATGGGCAACATAACGGTTCGCTTGGACGAGGGAGACTTGGTGGCGGACTGTAGCATCGTTCGCCTGGAGGAAATCCCCTCAGAATCTCCAGGATCCCAATCCATCCAATCCATCCAATCCATCAAGGAAAGTCCCCAACAAACCTTTTCGAGCGATAAAAAAAGCGATGAAAAGGCAGAAGAGAGCGTGGCGAAAGGGGAAAGTGATTCTTGA
- a CDS encoding phosphatidylserine decarboxylase family protein encodes MRLAKEGLPTVVTLATVVLVLFVFSPWIWLNAGAVVLCGFVFWFYRDPDRTLPEGEGIFIAPADGKVVEIVPTTHLFTGQATKVGIFMNVFSVHVNRVPCQGSVEYLEYVPGKKIAAFAPKASEINERHYVGLSTVYGPVLLVQIAGLLARRIVCRVRRGDVLSAGERYGMIKLGSKVDIYLPKGVKLQIKVGDKVYAGKSLLGVMAE; translated from the coding sequence TTGAGATTAGCTAAGGAAGGACTACCGACGGTGGTTACTCTCGCTACCGTGGTTTTAGTGTTGTTCGTCTTTTCTCCATGGATCTGGCTCAACGCGGGGGCGGTGGTTTTGTGTGGGTTCGTTTTTTGGTTCTATCGGGACCCCGACCGAACGCTTCCAGAAGGCGAGGGAATTTTTATCGCTCCTGCCGACGGCAAAGTGGTGGAGATCGTTCCGACGACGCATCTTTTTACAGGGCAGGCGACGAAGGTGGGTATCTTCATGAATGTTTTTTCTGTTCACGTCAATCGCGTTCCTTGTCAGGGGTCAGTGGAGTACCTAGAGTACGTTCCGGGAAAGAAGATCGCGGCCTTCGCGCCCAAAGCCTCCGAGATCAACGAACGACATTATGTGGGTTTGAGTACGGTTTATGGCCCTGTGCTTTTGGTGCAAATTGCCGGTTTATTAGCCCGGCGTATCGTCTGCCGCGTCCGGCGGGGAGATGTCCTCTCCGCGGGAGAGCGTTACGGAATGATCAAGTTGGGATCTAAGGTTGACATCTATCTCCCTAAGGGCGTAAAATTGCAAATTAAAGTAGGGGATAAAGTTTATGCGGGAAAATCCCTTTTAGGAGTGATGGCCGAATGA
- the pssA gene encoding CDP-diacylglycerol--serine O-phosphatidyltransferase: MKFLRVRRGRPNRKPLSFKQIAPNMVTSGNLLCGMFALVLVFHGRFPQAAWLVFCAVIFDGLDGKVARSLGGGSQFGLEYDSLADLVSFGVAPAILIYVASLQAWGGVLGAMVACFFALCVALRLARFNVVHVPGPFQGLPSPAGGLFVISFVLAKVPLNPTVMALVLTFTGLLMVSSVPYANLKKLTRESANKKKCFLILGLVSLSFVLLRGAALLVLFSVYIASGLLRFDWGEWLLLQEEETVKE; this comes from the coding sequence ATGAAATTTCTAAGAGTAAGGCGAGGACGGCCGAACAGGAAACCTCTTTCCTTTAAACAAATCGCTCCCAACATGGTGACGAGTGGGAATTTGCTGTGTGGGATGTTCGCTTTGGTGTTGGTTTTCCATGGCCGTTTTCCTCAGGCAGCGTGGCTGGTTTTTTGCGCGGTGATCTTCGACGGTCTGGATGGGAAAGTGGCGCGCAGTCTGGGAGGAGGCTCCCAGTTTGGACTGGAGTATGATAGTTTGGCGGACCTGGTCAGCTTTGGGGTGGCCCCGGCTATCTTGATTTACGTGGCGTCATTGCAGGCGTGGGGAGGCGTTCTCGGCGCGATGGTGGCATGTTTTTTTGCCTTGTGCGTCGCTTTACGCCTGGCGCGTTTCAATGTGGTACACGTCCCAGGACCTTTTCAGGGACTTCCGAGCCCGGCGGGAGGGCTTTTCGTGATCTCCTTTGTACTGGCAAAAGTTCCTCTGAACCCCACGGTGATGGCTCTGGTTTTGACGTTCACGGGGTTGTTAATGGTATCCAGCGTGCCCTACGCCAACCTGAAGAAGCTGACACGGGAGAGCGCGAACAAGAAAAAATGCTTCTTGATTTTAGGTTTAGTTTCTCTTTCTTTTGTTCTGTTGCGGGGGGCCGCGCTTCTGGTTTTATTCTCGGTCTATATCGCGAGCGGGTTGCTGCGGTTTGACTGGGGCGAGTGGTTGCTTCTCCAAGAGGAGGAAACGGTGAAAGAGTAA
- the thiD gene encoding bifunctional hydroxymethylpyrimidine kinase/phosphomethylpyrimidine kinase, with the protein MNRMNDMKKVLSVAGSDCSGGAGIQADLKTFSAHGVFGMSVIVSVVAENTSRVIGIQDVALDIIEQQIDAVFEDIEVDAVKIGMLSGSACMRTVAKKLIQYRPKNVVIDPVMYAKNGSPLMDPGAINTLIETIIPLADVLTPNIPEAEKIAGSAIGSFEEMEKAARRICGMGCKSVLVKGGHAVGDAAKEATDIFFDGTSFHRFTSPRITTKNTHGTGCTYSSAIASNLALGMDMESAVARAKEYVTTAIRHALPIGKGNGPTHHFYDLYRNGLQEITQINKKVDKKENLEL; encoded by the coding sequence ATGAATAGAATGAATGACATGAAGAAAGTTCTAAGCGTCGCCGGTTCTGACTGTAGCGGAGGAGCTGGAATTCAAGCGGATTTGAAAACATTTTCAGCTCACGGCGTTTTCGGTATGAGCGTCATCGTGTCGGTGGTGGCGGAAAACACCAGCCGCGTTATCGGCATTCAGGACGTGGCGCTGGATATAATCGAGCAACAGATCGACGCCGTTTTCGAGGATATCGAGGTGGACGCCGTGAAGATCGGAATGCTTTCGGGGTCGGCTTGTATGAGGACCGTGGCTAAAAAGCTGATTCAGTATAGACCGAAAAATGTCGTTATTGATCCTGTTATGTACGCCAAAAATGGAAGCCCTTTGATGGATCCTGGCGCGATCAACACGTTGATCGAAACGATCATTCCCCTGGCGGACGTTCTGACGCCTAATATCCCAGAGGCCGAAAAGATCGCTGGCTCCGCCATCGGTAGCTTCGAGGAAATGGAAAAGGCCGCGAGACGAATATGTGGTATGGGCTGCAAAAGCGTCCTCGTAAAAGGAGGGCACGCCGTAGGCGACGCGGCAAAGGAGGCCACGGACATTTTTTTCGATGGCACAAGTTTTCATCGTTTCACAAGCCCTCGCATCACCACAAAAAACACCCATGGCACGGGATGTACTTACTCCTCCGCCATAGCCTCGAACCTGGCCCTGGGGATGGATATGGAATCAGCAGTGGCGAGGGCCAAGGAGTACGTAACCACCGCCATCCGGCACGCTCTCCCCATCGGAAAGGGCAACGGCCCCACCCATCATTTTTACGATCTTTATAGGAACGGATTGCAAGAGATCACCCAAATAAATAAAAAAGTAGACAAAAAGGAGAATTTGGAATTATGA
- the thiM gene encoding hydroxyethylthiazole kinase, whose translation MSLIGRKLEEIAHAWAALQEKRPLVFHVTNAVATALQANVCLAIGASPLMSQYPEETEELVDLAQGFLVNLGTPTDAAYATVKRGMARAETKPKGCFSLLDPVGYGASRFRVESTNALLKEYHFSILKGNAGEISLLAGVGGGTKGVDVLSVGDLKKGVAELSRKYGCVTCATGEADYVSDGESVLRVSGGSAVLPYLSGSGCAVGTVILSVTAACGDPVLGTLCGLVVMGIASERAEKKCAGSGTFLPLLIDELHRLSPDDLLTSSSDKLRWSEA comes from the coding sequence ATGAGTTTGATAGGCCGTAAGCTAGAAGAAATAGCTCACGCATGGGCGGCGTTGCAGGAGAAACGGCCTCTGGTGTTTCACGTGACAAATGCCGTCGCGACGGCTTTGCAGGCTAATGTCTGCCTGGCGATAGGAGCCTCTCCCCTAATGTCTCAGTACCCGGAGGAAACGGAAGAACTGGTAGATCTGGCCCAGGGATTTCTGGTCAACTTGGGAACCCCCACGGACGCCGCCTATGCCACGGTCAAGCGCGGTATGGCAAGAGCAGAGACTAAACCCAAGGGGTGTTTTTCGCTGTTGGATCCTGTGGGCTATGGGGCTTCTCGCTTTCGAGTCGAGAGCACGAACGCGCTCTTGAAAGAATACCACTTCTCGATCCTCAAGGGAAACGCTGGGGAGATCTCTCTTTTAGCCGGAGTGGGCGGCGGAACGAAAGGCGTCGATGTTCTCTCGGTGGGAGACCTGAAAAAAGGCGTAGCTGAACTGTCCAGAAAATATGGGTGTGTGACCTGCGCCACAGGGGAAGCGGACTACGTAAGCGATGGGGAAAGCGTCCTACGCGTCTCAGGTGGCAGCGCCGTATTGCCCTATCTTTCGGGCAGTGGATGCGCCGTCGGTACCGTGATTCTGTCCGTAACCGCCGCCTGCGGAGACCCCGTCCTAGGGACTCTATGCGGCCTCGTAGTCATGGGTATCGCCTCGGAGCGCGCGGAGAAAAAATGCGCGGGTAGCGGAACTTTTCTCCCATTGTTGATCGACGAGCTGCATCGTTTGAGCCCCGATGACTTGCTGACCTCCTCCTCCGATAAGCTGCGGTGGAGCGAAGCATGA
- the thiE gene encoding thiamine phosphate synthase, with protein MRKALGLYVIPDRVIGAPLSLEEQTRLALEGGASAIQLRDKSMNGRELLETARRMATLCEEWGALFIVNDRLDVALLSGAEGVHLGQRDLPVAEARKLTPRSFVIGASIHNAEEAERAEEEGADYLGVGAVFATGSKGDAMVMGLSGLRDLMTTLKLSHENRPEGVLPTVAIGGISAETLSDVTRAGVDGVSVISAVVRGDVKKQAAALKQILIKLLNF; from the coding sequence TTGAGAAAGGCGTTGGGACTTTACGTCATTCCCGACCGCGTTATCGGCGCGCCCCTTTCTCTGGAGGAACAGACGCGCCTCGCTCTGGAGGGAGGCGCGTCTGCGATCCAACTGCGAGACAAGTCCATGAATGGAAGAGAGCTGTTGGAGACCGCCAGGCGCATGGCAACCCTTTGCGAAGAGTGGGGAGCGCTTTTCATCGTCAACGACCGACTGGACGTGGCGCTGCTCTCCGGCGCGGAGGGAGTGCACCTGGGGCAGAGAGACTTGCCCGTGGCCGAAGCGCGCAAGCTGACGCCCCGTTCTTTCGTGATTGGCGCGTCAATCCACAACGCGGAGGAGGCTGAGAGAGCGGAGGAAGAGGGAGCCGATTACCTAGGCGTGGGAGCGGTATTCGCGACGGGATCGAAGGGCGACGCGATGGTCATGGGGCTTTCAGGTCTTCGGGACTTGATGACGACTCTTAAGCTTTCTCACGAAAATCGGCCGGAGGGAGTTCTGCCCACTGTAGCTATAGGAGGGATTTCCGCGGAGACATTGTCCGACGTAACGCGTGCCGGTGTGGATGGGGTTTCCGTCATCTCCGCCGTTGTCCGGGGAGACGTGAAGAAACAGGCCGCTGCCCTAAAGCAAATATTGATAAAATTACTTAATTTTTAA